Proteins co-encoded in one Colletes latitarsis isolate SP2378_abdomen chromosome 2, iyColLati1, whole genome shotgun sequence genomic window:
- the LOC143348706 gene encoding uncharacterized protein LOC143348706 isoform X1, producing the protein MRSEVGEWLPTYVGSPICILLLSWSLLIYQNQPSSAKRRVDVFTVAILSESLAHQLGLLFYAILTLIRPINHFGEFCSTLVWMLNSSSILQELTLTSIAIFTAISTRDEGLRLTKNHLKYHLVSLSVIGACVGVTGVLNFEPEFCVFMAQEISMKYGVFVNSLRCLLLLTTLISLLAALFRSVCRTRKAELLKSVSDLSETSSKNSSGAFECHPQHWDPSSGSCTSGSTNSRACLRKKRVQVDEASGRSTIYSILFVCYVFQHLPILVISIMPKLLMDFCTPQNLATWLPLVKDTLLPVFLALFDKMFCRYVAKVYTKQDHARRLSHGGIDGKFRHFEQDAEYKLQLNLNHGLKFPLTNGSLYGRLHNHQNRGKTGTITMGIQHYPRTQSLNEDSNYASLPAELSSITSSTFEPRQDANTVEAPKKITIEQQSKRPRPNESFQELPICRRKIGSTDVFGQNMENLVQLEDPCSKHKFTKSLDEIREEPPRRHARSVLGLENLIVGLDNNLEQQQRYPRIALRRNQSFDHARCQSYHRPILDSRSYDLKKQDQRKEQQTAQKQEVQGGADGYETSDDESCDMENGDFDTMSSCRSRSRSCCSVTTVANDDFEYFQRKGTKVELLPSKRASEVKVNMRSFTPRIIENGTNDRDERRSKTDDTKPSIQSYHLKQKRIGPGYSMNDLDKLTVDGKLPDLSIESLKSILTNSGVSYLDNGDICRHDIGGSAPDFKKIFVTEFI; encoded by the exons AGTTCTGCTCGACCCTGGTCTGGATGCTGAACTCGTCCAGCATCCTCCAGGAACTGACGTTAACCTCGATCGCGATCTTCACCGCGATCAGCACCAGAGACGAGGGTCTACGCCTCACGAAGAACCATCTAAAGTATCACCTGGTCAGTCTCAGCGTGATCGGTGCCTGCGTCGGTGTGACGGGCGTCCTGAACTTTGAACCGGAATTCTGCGTCTTCATGGCCCAGGAGATTTCCATGAAATATGGCGTCTTCGTCAACTCCCTGCGGTGTTTGTTACTGTTGACCACGTTGATCAGCTTGCTGGCAGCTTTGTTCAGAAGCGTCTGTCGCACACGAAAGGCCGAACTGCTGAAGTCAGTGTCGGATCTGTCGGAGACCAGTTCGAAGAACTCCTCCGGGGCGTTCGAATGTCATCCTCAGCACTGGGATCCTTCCAGTGGGTCCTGCACCAGCGGGTCTACCAACAGCAGAGCCTGTCTCAGGAAGAAGAGAGTCCAGGTGGACGAGGCCAGCGGGAGATCCACCATTTACAGCATCCTCTTCGTCTGCTACGTCTTTCAACATTTACCTATCTTG GTGATATCCATCATGCCAAAGCTCCTCATGGATTTCTGTACACCCCAAAATCTCGCGACTTGGTTACCCCTGGTGAAAGATACCCTGTTACCAGTGTTCCTGGCGCTCTTCGACAAAATGTTTTGTCGGTACGTAGCCAAGGTCTACACGAAGCAAGATCACGCGAGAAGATTGTCGCACG GTGGTATAGACGGCAAGTTTCGTCATTTCGAGCAGGACGCCGAGTACAAGTTGCAGCTGAACCTAAATCATGGCTTAAAGTTTCCATTGACTAACGGAAGCCTCTACGGACGATTACATAATCATCAGAACAGAG GAAAGACTGGAACCATCACAATGGGCATACAGCATTATCCCAGAACGCAGTCCCTAAACGAGGATAGCAATTACGCTTCTCTTCCCGCTGAGCTGTCGTCCATCACCAGTTCAACTTTCGAGCCGCGTCAGGACGCGAACACGGTCGAAGCACCGAAAAAAATCACGATCGAACAACAAAGCAAGCGTCCAAGACCGAACGAGAGTTTCCAGGAGCTGCCTATCTGTCGCCGGAAAATCGGTAGCACGGACGTCTTTGGACAGAACATGGAGAACCTTGTCCAGCTGGAGGATCCCTGCAGCAAACATAAGTTTACCAAAAGTCTGGACGagatacgagaggaaccgccgaGAAGACACGCGAGGAGCGTGCTGGGTTTGGAGAATTTAATCGTGGGATTGGATAATAACCTGGAACAGCAGCAGCGCTACCCTAGAATCGCCCTGCGGAGAAATCAGAGCTTCGATCATGCTAGATGCCAATC GTATCATCGACCAATCCTCGACTCAAGGTCGTACGATTTGAAGAAGCAGGATCAGAGGAAAGAGCAACAGACTGCGCAAAAACAAGAGGTCCAGGGAGGTGCAGACGGATACGAAACCTCCGACGACGAGAGCTGCGATATGGAAAACGGGGACTTTGACACAATGAGCTCTTGCAGAAGTCGAAGCAGAAGCTGTTGCTCCGTCACCACCGTGGCAAACGACGATTTTGAATATTTCCAACGTAAGGGAACTAAG GTGGAGCTGTTGCCCTCGAAGAGAGCCAGTGAGGTAAAGGTCAACATGCGATCTTTCACGCCGAGGATCATCGAGAACGGGACGAACGACCGCGACGAGAGGAGGAGCAAGACGGACGACACGAAGCCGAGCATACAATCCTATCACCTAAAGCAGAAAAGGATAGGGCCTGGCTACTCGATGAACGACTTGGATAAGCTGACCGTGGACGGTAAACTGCCCGATCTGTCGATAGAGAGCCTGAAGAGCATCCTTACCAATTCGGGAGTCAGTTACCTGGACAATGGGGACATCTGCAGGCACGACATCGGCGGTTCTGCGCCCGATTTCAAAAAGATTTTCGTCACGGAGTTCATATGA
- the LOC143348969 gene encoding uncharacterized protein LOC143348969, with translation MIPDTESVCQTSEAAVRSTDVYQKIKNTPEGEAASVTAWKRYQQLVAIVETRGGKFNRKSMIEAIFRGSDLVYASH, from the coding sequence ATGATACCAGACACGGAAAGCGTTTGTCAGACTTCGGAAGCTGCGGTCAGGAGTACGGACGTGTATCAGAAGATTAAGAACACGCCGGAAGGGGAAGCGGCCTCGGTGACCGCTTGGAAGCGATATCAGCAACTGGTGGCGATCGTCGAGACCAGGGGCGGAAAGTTCAACCGGAAGTCGATGATCGAGGCAATCTTTCGCGGCAGCGACCTCGTCTACGCGAGTCACTGA